The Chloroflexota bacterium genome has a segment encoding these proteins:
- a CDS encoding molybdenum cofactor biosynthesis protein MoaE — MIEITQNPILPEAAINGVRKNAYGAVIAYVGTVRDMSHGKKVLCLEHQDSLKELARKELERIAGEIQVKWKLDDVVIFHRIGKLRVGEILLVVAIGAPHRQEAFEACQYAVDQFKQVAPRWTTEATAEGR; from the coding sequence TTGATCGAGATAACTCAGAATCCCATCCTCCCCGAAGCGGCCATAAATGGCGTCCGTAAGAATGCCTATGGTGCAGTCATTGCTTATGTGGGCACAGTGCGAGACATGTCTCATGGCAAAAAGGTTCTCTGCTTGGAACATCAGGACTCCTTGAAGGAACTAGCACGAAAGGAATTGGAGCGGATAGCCGGGGAGATTCAGGTCAAGTGGAAACTGGATGATGTAGTCATATTTCACAGAATTGGCAAGTTGAGGGTCGGAGAGATTCTGCTGGTTGTTGCCATAGGCGCCCCTCATCGGCAAGAGGCTTTTGAGGCTTGCCAGTATGCTGTTGATCAATTTAAGCAGGTGGCACCAAGGTGGACGACCGAGGCTACAGCAGAAGGCAGATAG
- a CDS encoding polyprenyl synthetase family protein yields the protein MSIGSIFKPVQPEMTQVEDRLDEVARTAPLEMIDQLKHALKDGGKRIRPALTLLTGKLYKYNLDLLLPMATGVELLHTATLVHDDTIDDSQLRRGKASIKHRWGNSNAVLLGDYLFATSAGMVAETRNIRVIKLFAQTLMTICTGEIEESVSIFNKSRERYFQTIGDKTASLFAAATESGAVLSKAPEDVVQSLKSYGYNLGMSFQIVDDILDFVGQKETLGKPVASDLSKGIFTLPVILLFERPESDEVREAFEKDSRRGTKQLMEMVHNSSVLDEGYRIAQDFASRACSALERLPRNTVYDSLTDLAGYVTERKS from the coding sequence TTGAGTATAGGTTCGATCTTCAAGCCTGTTCAACCAGAGATGACTCAGGTAGAGGATAGACTGGATGAAGTAGCCAGAACTGCCCCTCTGGAGATGATAGACCAATTGAAGCACGCCCTGAAGGACGGAGGCAAGCGAATTCGCCCAGCCCTGACTTTACTGACAGGGAAATTATACAAGTATAATCTCGATTTGCTGCTTCCTATGGCAACAGGGGTAGAACTGTTGCACACTGCCACCCTGGTCCATGACGATACTATAGATGATTCCCAACTTCGCCGCGGTAAAGCAAGCATAAAACACCGCTGGGGCAATTCCAATGCAGTCCTTTTGGGGGACTACCTGTTTGCCACCTCTGCCGGAATGGTGGCAGAAACAAGGAATATCCGGGTGATAAAACTCTTTGCGCAGACCCTGATGACCATATGCACTGGCGAGATTGAAGAGTCCGTCAGCATCTTCAACAAAAGCAGGGAGCGTTATTTTCAGACAATTGGCGATAAGACAGCTTCCCTCTTCGCCGCTGCTACTGAATCAGGTGCAGTGTTAAGCAAAGCCCCTGAGGACGTAGTGCAATCTCTCAAGAGCTACGGCTACAACCTCGGAATGAGTTTTCAGATTGTAGACGACATCCTCGATTTTGTGGGGCAGAAGGAAACATTGGGAAAGCCCGTAGCCAGTGACCTGTCCAAAGGTATTTTCACCCTACCCGTGATACTTCTCTTTGAGCGTCCTGAAAGCGATGAGGTAAGGGAGGCATTTGAGAAAGATAGCCGGAGGGGCACAAAGCAACTTATGGAGATGGTCCATAACTCCTCTGTCCTTGATGAAGGCTACAGAATCGCCCAGGATTTCGCCTCTCGGGCATGCTCCGCCCTGGAGCGATTGCCTCGAAATACTGTCTATGACTCTCTGACTGACCTGGCAGGCTACGTAACAGAACGCAAGAGTTGA
- the metG gene encoding methionine--tRNA ligase: MMQRIFIGVAWPYANGPLHLGHVAGAYLPADIFARYHHAKGNEVLMVSGSDQHGTPITISAEQEGKTPQEIATKYHQGFLDSWKKLGIDFDLFTTTGTSNHEQVVHDFFLKLIDKGYIYKSSTLLPYCPRCQRYLPDRYVEGECPFCSFKEARGDQCDKCGKPLNPLELKEPHCRLCGSTPQSRDSEHFFFRLSAFRDELYNWVKQQSHWRQNVLHFTLRYLEEGLKDRAITRDIEWGITIPQPGFEKKRIYVWFEAVIGYLSASKEWSKLHGKEDGWSAFWQQETKSYYFIGKDNIPFHTMIWPAMLMGYGGLNLPYDIPANEFLTIEGKKLSTSRNWAVWLPDYLERYDPDPLRYLMSINMPETSDADFSWREFVRRNNNELVATYGNLVHRVLTFTYRHFDGCVPAPGELDSVSKALLQKAEDTVSSMDISLSQCHFRDGIKAAMSLAQETNRYLDEKSPWKTVKEDREACATALFVSISIISCLKTVLYPFLPFSSQRLHHMLGFKGTPKEEKWGFHAIPPGQKLATPEPLFAKLDEQIIAEEDSRLGLASNQEVASQVIEKGDH, from the coding sequence CTGATGCAGAGAATCTTTATCGGCGTAGCCTGGCCTTATGCTAATGGTCCATTGCACCTGGGGCACGTAGCCGGTGCCTACCTGCCGGCGGACATCTTTGCCCGCTACCACCACGCCAAAGGTAATGAGGTGCTGATGGTCTCCGGCAGCGACCAGCACGGTACCCCGATAACTATCAGCGCCGAACAAGAGGGCAAGACTCCCCAAGAAATAGCTACCAAATATCACCAGGGATTCCTTGATTCCTGGAAAAAGTTGGGAATTGACTTCGACCTGTTCACAACTACCGGCACTTCCAACCATGAGCAGGTTGTCCACGATTTCTTTCTCAAGCTGATTGACAAGGGGTATATCTATAAGAGTAGCACGCTCTTACCCTATTGTCCCCGCTGTCAGCGCTACCTCCCTGATCGCTACGTAGAGGGTGAATGCCCCTTCTGTAGCTTCAAGGAGGCCAGGGGAGACCAGTGTGACAAGTGCGGTAAACCGCTTAACCCTCTTGAGTTGAAAGAGCCTCATTGCCGGCTGTGCGGTAGCACACCGCAATCCAGAGACTCGGAACATTTTTTCTTCCGTTTGAGTGCCTTCAGAGATGAGCTGTATAACTGGGTGAAGCAGCAAAGCCACTGGAGGCAGAATGTACTCCATTTCACCCTCCGCTATCTTGAAGAAGGATTAAAGGACAGGGCTATTACCAGAGATATTGAATGGGGCATAACCATACCTCAGCCTGGTTTTGAAAAGAAGCGAATCTATGTTTGGTTCGAGGCCGTAATTGGTTATCTATCTGCGAGCAAGGAGTGGTCAAAACTTCATGGGAAAGAAGATGGATGGTCAGCTTTCTGGCAACAGGAGACCAAAAGTTACTACTTTATTGGCAAGGATAACATCCCTTTTCATACTATGATCTGGCCGGCGATGTTGATGGGTTATGGGGGGCTCAACCTTCCCTATGACATTCCTGCAAACGAGTTCCTGACTATTGAAGGTAAAAAGCTCTCTACAAGTCGCAATTGGGCAGTCTGGCTGCCAGATTATCTGGAACGCTATGATCCCGATCCATTGCGCTATCTCATGTCAATTAACATGCCCGAAACATCTGATGCTGATTTCTCCTGGCGGGAATTCGTTCGCCGAAACAACAATGAACTGGTGGCCACTTATGGGAACCTCGTACATCGCGTCCTCACCTTCACGTATCGCCACTTCGATGGCTGTGTGCCTGCTCCCGGCGAACTTGACAGTGTAAGTAAGGCACTTCTCCAAAAGGCTGAGGACACAGTCAGTTCTATGGATATTTCTCTTTCTCAATGTCATTTCAGGGATGGGATAAAGGCAGCCATGTCTCTGGCCCAAGAGACGAACCGGTATCTAGATGAGAAATCCCCCTGGAAAACAGTTAAGGAGGATAGAGAGGCTTGCGCCACCGCTCTCTTTGTTTCCATTTCGATCATCTCCTGCCTGAAGACCGTCCTCTATCCCTTTTTGCCTTTCAGTTCTCAGAGATTGCACCACATGCTGGGATTCAAAGGCACGCCCAAAGAAGAAAAATGGGGGTTCCACGCCATACCGCCAGGGCAGAAACTGGCTACCCCCGAACCATTGTTTGCCAAGCTGGACGAGCAAATAATAGCTGAGGAAGACAGTAGATTGGGACTTGCAAGCAACCAAGAGGTAGCCTCACAGGTCATAGAGAAAGGAGACCATTGA
- a CDS encoding fibronectin type III domain-containing protein: MTGRLRADLFYRLISIVLVLVNSLALVTVLGLTSAPGAAAADPIPVVEWSNIFSRSGPDAAYSVCQTSDGGYIMVGETYAYVDADADVWLIKADADGNESWNRGFGGGGEDIGRSVQQTADGGYIIAGKTWSFDDEMVTGAWLIKTDPDGNMSWDRTFGCPYSGGGPFLDADAYSVQQTTDGGYVMAGWALSAIDGQRDALLIKTDAEGNESWTRTFGSHFREEGYSVQQTTDGGYIIAGWASDAWLIKTDAEGNESWTRAFGGANWDNLSSVQQTGDGGYIMVGYTCSYGAGDADVWLIKTDPEGNESWSKTLGGPESDGPGCVQQTSDGGYIVAGITDSCGDIQGDAWLVKVSSESDMTPPLTPVVTDDGATTSNNTQLHASWTSSDAESGIAEYQYAIGTSAGGTDVVSWTSTGTATEITKTGLSLGTGTKYYVSVKAKNGAGLWSEVGASDGIVCDNTPPTTPVVTDAGDYTSSNTQLHATWSSSDNESGIAEYQYAIGTSAGGTDVVSWTSVGTNTQVTKTGLSLNWGSTYYFAVKAKNGAGTWSSVGNSNGITVSDGTAPSTPVVTDDGATTSNNTQLHATWSSSDNESGIAEYQYAIGTSAGGTDVVSWTSTGTTGGVTHTGLNLAAGTKYFICVKAKDGAGLWSETGISDGITVAAEGVAVEDIPPAGGTVQTADGKITAEFPANAAAGELTVTIKDIEPPSDTSTSQGFKAGNTYFVIEITDASGNPVVTLSQPITITVKYSVEDVAAAGGDPNNLVLAYYDETAGEWKPLDTTVNTSDKTLSATTNHFSTWAVLAKSPSEGLAAWIWIVIGIGAALGAGIVAYIVRRRLIQKV; this comes from the coding sequence ATGACTGGGAGACTGCGGGCTGACCTATTCTATCGACTAATTTCCATTGTCCTTGTCCTTGTCAACTCGCTGGCTCTTGTGACTGTGCTTGGATTGACAAGCGCTCCTGGTGCGGCCGCAGCCGATCCCATACCAGTCGTGGAATGGAGCAATATCTTCAGCCGGTCTGGCCCGGACGCCGCGTATTCTGTTTGCCAGACGTCCGATGGTGGATACATCATGGTGGGAGAGACATACGCCTATGTCGATGCCGACGCTGACGTGTGGCTGATAAAGGCCGACGCTGACGGAAACGAGTCCTGGAATAGGGGCTTCGGCGGTGGAGGGGAAGATATTGGCCGGTCAGTGCAGCAGACAGCCGATGGGGGCTACATCATAGCAGGAAAGACATGGTCCTTTGATGATGAAATGGTAACAGGAGCGTGGTTAATAAAGACCGACCCAGACGGCAATATGTCATGGGACAGGACCTTTGGTTGCCCTTACAGTGGCGGCGGTCCTTTTCTGGATGCCGATGCGTATTCTGTGCAGCAGACAACCGATGGAGGCTATGTCATGGCGGGTTGGGCACTGTCTGCTATCGATGGGCAGAGAGACGCACTCTTGATCAAGACCGACGCCGAGGGAAACGAGTCCTGGACTAGGACCTTCGGCAGCCATTTCAGGGAAGAGGGGTATTCTGTGCAGCAGACAACCGATGGAGGCTACATCATAGCGGGTTGGGCGTCAGACGCCTGGTTGATCAAGACCGACGCCGAGGGAAACGAGTCCTGGACGAGGGCCTTCGGTGGTGCAAACTGGGATAACCTGAGTTCTGTGCAACAGACTGGTGATGGTGGCTATATCATGGTGGGCTACACCTGCTCGTATGGAGCCGGCGATGCCGACGTCTGGCTAATAAAGACCGACCCCGAGGGGAATGAGTCATGGAGCAAGACTCTGGGTGGCCCGGAAAGTGATGGCCCTGGTTGCGTGCAACAGACGAGTGATGGCGGTTACATTGTAGCAGGAATCACAGACTCCTGCGGCGATATTCAGGGCGATGCCTGGCTAGTGAAGGTGTCAAGCGAAAGTGACATGACCCCACCATTGACTCCAGTGGTAACCGATGATGGGGCCACCACTAGCAATAACACCCAGCTTCATGCCAGCTGGACCTCCTCTGATGCTGAATCAGGCATTGCTGAGTATCAGTATGCCATCGGCACCTCGGCCGGAGGAACAGATGTGGTTAGCTGGACCTCAACAGGGACAGCCACCGAAATCACTAAAACAGGCCTGAGCCTCGGTACAGGGACAAAGTACTACGTCTCTGTGAAGGCGAAGAATGGGGCAGGCCTGTGGAGTGAGGTAGGCGCTAGTGATGGCATAGTGTGTGATAATACACCACCAACAACCCCAGTGGTCACTGATGCTGGGGACTACACAAGTAGCAACACGCAGCTTCATGCCACCTGGAGTTCCTCCGACAATGAATCCGGTATAGCCGAGTACCAATACGCCATCGGCACCTCGGCCGGAGGAACAGATGTGGTTAGCTGGACCTCGGTGGGCACAAACACCCAGGTGACCAAGACAGGCCTCAGCCTCAACTGGGGGAGCACCTACTACTTTGCGGTCAAGGCCAAGAACGGGGCTGGCACATGGAGCAGCGTAGGGAATAGCAATGGCATAACCGTCTCTGACGGCACTGCCCCCTCGACTCCAGTGGTAACCGATGATGGGGCCACCACCAGCAATAACACCCAGCTTCATGCCACCTGGAGTTCCTCCGACAATGAATCCGGTATAGCCGAGTACCAATACGCCATCGGCACCTCGGCTGGGGGAACCGATGTGGTTAGCTGGACATCCACGGGAACTACCGGTGGAGTGACTCATACAGGGCTGAATCTGGCCGCAGGCACGAAGTACTTCATCTGTGTGAAGGCAAAGGACGGGGCTGGCCTGTGGAGCGAAACAGGGATAAGCGATGGCATCACAGTTGCGGCTGAAGGTGTGGCTGTGGAGGATATTCCTCCGGCTGGTGGCACAGTGCAAACGGCGGACGGTAAGATCACTGCCGAATTCCCTGCCAATGCCGCAGCCGGTGAACTCACTGTGACCATAAAGGATATAGAGCCTCCTTCAGACACGAGCACATCGCAGGGCTTCAAAGCAGGCAACACCTACTTCGTCATAGAAATCACCGATGCCAGCGGCAATCCTGTTGTCACACTATCTCAGCCTATAACCATCACCGTGAAGTATTCCGTTGAAGACGTGGCTGCGGCTGGTGGAGACCCCAATAATCTGGTGCTCGCCTACTACGACGAGACTGCGGGGGAATGGAAGCCCCTTGATACCACTGTCAACACCAGCGACAAGACCCTAAGTGCCACCACCAACCACTTCAGCACATGGGCAGTGCTGGCAAAGAGCCCCAGCGAAGGCCTTGCGGCTTGGATTTGGATTGTCATCGGCATTGGGGCAGCGCTGGGAGCAGGAATAGTGGCCTACATCGTGCGAAGGAGGCTTATACAGAAGGTCTAA
- a CDS encoding fibronectin type III domain-containing protein: protein MKWIRAIGVLLLPFALLLGSISCARDMSPPTISDIRASDITETSVVITWETNEAATSQVQYGTSTGYGLWSQVTDALARDQSITLEDLDPGTIYHFRVRCKDSSGNEAASDDQTFVTTRATPTPGKWTALAEFGKIEFNVNEDGTGITSVRLEPFDSFSCEGKHLIWVSYEMTLVTPWPIDSGHFMLEVTPTAERYSTESWTFIIEGEFDGSGKHASGTLESRIGAAVCSGNWESL, encoded by the coding sequence ATGAAGTGGATACGTGCCATTGGTGTCTTGCTGCTTCCCTTTGCCTTGCTTCTGGGTTCAATAAGCTGTGCCAGAGACATGAGTCCACCGACCATTTCTGACATCCGCGCGTCAGACATAACGGAGACCTCTGTCGTGATCACATGGGAAACAAATGAGGCAGCGACGAGTCAAGTGCAATATGGAACAAGCACTGGCTATGGATTGTGGAGCCAAGTCACCGATGCACTAGCGAGAGACCAGAGCATAACTCTGGAAGATCTGGATCCTGGAACCATCTACCATTTCAGAGTACGCTGCAAGGATTCCTCCGGTAATGAAGCAGCCTCTGATGACCAGACCTTTGTGACGACCAGAGCCACACCGACACCCGGCAAGTGGACGGCCTTGGCGGAGTTTGGCAAGATCGAATTCAACGTGAACGAAGATGGCACGGGAATAACGTCTGTTCGGCTTGAACCCTTCGACTCATTTAGTTGCGAGGGCAAGCACCTAATTTGGGTGTCGTACGAGATGACACTTGTGACACCATGGCCCATTGATAGCGGTCACTTCATGTTGGAGGTTACTCCAACGGCAGAGCGGTACTCAACCGAATCTTGGACCTTCATCATTGAGGGTGAGTTTGACGGAAGCGGTAAACATGCATCCGGCACCCTGGAAAGCCGCATAGGAGCCGCAGTTTGTTCAGGGAATTGGGAATCCTTATAG